A region from the Acyrthosiphon pisum isolate AL4f chromosome A1, pea_aphid_22Mar2018_4r6ur, whole genome shotgun sequence genome encodes:
- the LOC100165357 gene encoding mitochondrial ribonuclease P catalytic subunit produces the protein MCSLLRKHLHWNLLKLVCPRHTIIYTQRLLSVVTPDIIVPRKMKGRFASEEQKRIITELVIKSSSSIIDWDALKSSVLSINRGYINEKNINGCILEACSQQKRLDLVKSFMKYVKQCSHGKPNIALELLYIRSCYKSRSELTDNDQYEIQTNCQSLFKNNLHLLNSVLLEGIVMGICCTPLWRDSLKFIKESKVEDNISLNTFVSVILRAFEEEEIDLGWTTVQNMFNLHRIIPLEIVAAWFNVCEKNVNCSHRRVLEFLRDNEYIIRENLAELIRSKLNQSGIKTTTTMIYHNNGKCKNCNQVLEHAEVTNSDFKILQERFLSDVMIGKNIFNNSSPQELSDFKDFIEITAPYDVVVDGLNLAYAYRGKIGDHSLTKFVMKSFIEKKLKVLLIGRKHLVKMLGKEFDFIKKNAHIFFTNDLSKDDPFVLYAAMYSGIDTKILTRDLMRGHKYLLGDAIIKSIFQKWLQKHRLGLRIRPGNEVIIKEPITYLQATQESANGIWHMPYQEFKEPGSWSKPDSSPDKWMCIQM, from the exons atgTGTTCGTTATTAAGAAAACATCTGCATTGGAATTTACTGAAGTTAGTATGTCCAAgacatactattatttatactcaAAGATTACTGTCCGTTGTTACTCCAGATATAATTGTACCTCGCAAAATGAAAGGTAGGTTTGCCAGCGAAGaacaaaaacgtattattaCAGAATTAGTTATCAAATCAAGTTCCTCAATAATCGATTGGGATGCACTGAAATCGTCTGTTTTGTCCATAAATCGTGggtatataaatgaaaaaaatattaatggatGCATCTTAGAGGCATGCTCACAACAAAAACGCTTGGACTTAGTCAAGTCATTTATGAAGTATGTGAAACAATGTAGTCATGGTAAACCTAATATAGCGTTAGAACTATTATACATCCGTTCATGTTACAAGTCGAGGAGTGAATTGACAGATAATGATCAATATGAAATTCAGACTAATTGTCAGtctctatttaaaaataatttacatttattgaatTCAGTTCTTCTTGAAG gtATAGTAATGGGAATTTGTTGTACACCTTTATGGCGAGATtctttaaaattcataaaagaaTCAAAAGTTGAAGATAACATATCATTAAACACATTTGTTAGCGTAATTTTAAGAGCTTTTGAAGAAGAAGAAATTGATTTGGGATGGACTacagtacaaaatatgtttaatctaCATAGAATAATACCATTAGAAATAGTTGCAGCATGGTTTaatgtttgtgaaaaaaatgtaaattgtagccATCGTAGagtattagaatttttaagagATAATGAGTATATTATCAGGGAAAATTTAGCAGAACTAATTCGAAGCAAATTAAATCAATCTGGAATTAAAACTACTACTACTATGATTtatcataataa TGGAAAATGTAAGAATTGTAATCAAGTATTGGAACATGCTGAAGTCACAAATTCAGATTTTAAGATACTTCAAGAACGTTTTTTATCTGATGTAAtgattggaaaaaatatttttaacaactctTCTCCTCAAGAGTTGAGTGATTTTAAAGATTTCATAGAAATTACTGCACCATATGACGTGGTTGTTGATGGATTAAACTTGGCATATGCATATAGAGGAAAAATTGGTGATCATTCTTTA ACCAAGTTTGTTATGAAGAGTTTTATTGAAAAGAAACTGAAAGTATTATTAATTGGCAGAAAACATCTAGTAAAAATGCTGGGAAaggaatttgattttataaaaaaaaatgctcacatattttttacaaacgaTCT gtCTAAAGATGATCCATTTGTTCTATATGCTGCAATGTATAGTGGTATTGATACAAAAATTCTCACCAGGGATCTTATGCGTGGtcacaaatatttattaggagATGCTatcataaaaagtatatttcaaaaatggttACAAAAACATAGATTAGGATTAAGAATACGTCCAGGGAATgaagttattattaaa GAACCTATAACATATTTACAAGCCACTCAAGAATCTGCAAATGGAATATGGCATATGCCCTACCAAGAATTCAAAGAACCTGGTTCCTGGTCAAAACCTGATTCATCGCCTGATAAATGGATGTGTATACAAATGTAG